A part of Aegilops tauschii subsp. strangulata cultivar AL8/78 chromosome 2, Aet v6.0, whole genome shotgun sequence genomic DNA contains:
- the LOC109784274 gene encoding protein FAR1-RELATED SEQUENCE 3-like: protein MENVPFTKSSLHNLCGKTNRDQADEEDVKKTMDVFAEIGAKDPHFTYRVQADSEDRVKNLMWATGSSRLQYNFFGDVITFHTTYRMNLYDMPFGLFVGVNSHFQSVILAGVLARDETQESLEWVFPEFLRMMAGSPPMTILKDQNRAMELAISKIMPGTTHR from the exons ATGGAAAATGTTCCGTTCACGAAGAGTTCTCTGCATAATTTGTGTGGCAAGACAAATAGGGACCAGGCAGATGAGGAGGATGTAAAGAAGACGATGGATGTGTTTGCGGAGATTGGAGCTAAAGATCCGCACTTCACATACAGGGTTCAAGCTGACAGTGAGGATAGGGTCAAGAATCTGATGTGGGCAACTGGTAGCAGCAGGCTGCAGTACAACTTCTTTGGTGATGTCATAACATTCCACACGACTTACAGGATGAACTTGTATGACATGCCTTTCGGCCTTTTTGTTGGCGTGAACAGTCACTTTCAAAGTGTGATTTTGGCTGGTGTTCTTGCTCGCGATGAGACCCAAGAGAGTTTGGAGTGGGTTTTTCCAGAGTTCCTAAGAATGATGGCTGGTTCTCCACCCATGACCATACTTAAAG ACCAAAACCGTGCCATGGAGCTTGCTATCAGTAAGATTATGCCCGGGACAACACACAGATAG
- the LOC109784278 gene encoding F-box protein At5g07610-like — protein sequence MEEKSSGKKKKARRTTKPPASAEEAVTVAEAVSLLTDDLIVEILSRLPARSVHRFKCASPSWRDLIADPANRKKLPHTLAGFLYSTYDSEDPRFQHFHFANVSDGAAPSIDPLLRFLPLEKYLYVIQLDTCNGLLLCHCYMAHSSPPTDENAPVECHYVVCNPGTGRWVDLPLNSEVQDGHRILARLAFDPAVSSHFHVLQFEETDQEKCVTGVNIYSSQTGAWKHRQSRLVEKISLFAGLTSVFFHGMLHLLALLYPMKMDDDVVLLAVDLERQVWKTIRVPSCGLSVTGVLALCYHTPSSR from the coding sequence ATGGAGGAGAAGAGCTctgggaagaagaagaaggccagGAGGACGACCAAGCCGCCGGCGTCGGCCGAGGAAGCGGTGACGGTGGCGGAGGCGGTCAGCCTCCTCACGGACGACCTCATCGTGGAGATCCTCTCCCGTCTCCCGGCCAGGTCTGTCCACCGCTTCAAGTGCGCTTCCCCGTCTTGGCGCGACCTCATCGCTGACCCCGCCAACCGCAAGAAGCTGCCGCACACCCTCGCCGGCTTCCTTTACAGCACCTACGACAGCGAAGACCCCCGCTTCCAGCACTTCCACTTCGCCAACGTCTCCGACGGCGCAGCTCCGTCGATCGACCCACTCCTCCGTTTCTTGCCGCTCGAAAAGTACTTGTACGTCATTCAACTGGACACATGCAATGGCCTCCTCCTCTGCCACTGCTACATGGCCCATTCTTCTCCTCCCACAGATGAGAATGCACCGGTTGAATGCCATTACGTCGTGTGCAATCCGGGCACCGGGAGGTGGGTGGACCTACCCCTTAACTCAGAGGTGCAAGACGGCCATCGCATCTTAGCTCGTTTGGCTTTTGATCCAGCAGTCTCATCCCATTTCCACGTTCTTCAGTTTGAGGAGACTGATCAGGAGAAATGCGTGACAGGAGTGAACATCTACTCTTCGCAAACTGGAGCCTGGAAGCATAGACAAAGCCGGTTGGTTGAGAAAATTAGCCTGTTCGCTGGCCTTACAAGTGTCTTCTTTCATGGTATGCTGCACTTGCTTGCTTTGTTGTATCCCATGAAGATGGACGACGATGTTGTGCTGCTAGCAGTGGACCTGGAGCGGCAGGTGTGGAAGACTATCCGTGTGCCGTCATGTGGTTTGAGTGTCACAGGGGTGCTTGCACTTTGCTACCACACCCCTAGCTCGCGTTGA
- the LOC109784277 gene encoding SKP1-like protein 1 — MAAEEGEKKMITLKSSDGEEFQIEEAVAMESQTIRHMIEDDCADNGIPLPNVDSKILSKVIEYCKKHVQASPKPADSGAAADASSFTSTAAAAPAEDLKSFDAEFVKVDQATLFDLILAANYLNIKGLLDLTCQTVADMIKGKTPEEIRKTFNIKNDFTPEEEAEIRRENPWAFE, encoded by the coding sequence ATGGCGGCCGAGGAAGGCGAGAAGAAGATGATCACGCTCAAGAGCTCGGACGGTGAGGAATTTCAGATCGAGGAGGCGGTCGCCATGGAGTCGCAGACCATCCGCCACATGATCGAGGACGACTGCGCCGACAACGGGATCCCGCTCCCCAACGTCGACTCCAAGATCCTCTCCAAGGTCATCGAGTACTGCAAGAAACACGTCCAGGCCAGCCCCAAACCGGCCGACTCCGGCGCTGCCGCCGACGCCAGCTCCTTCACCTCTACTGCAGCCGCCGCCCCTGCCGAGGACCTCAAGAGCTTTGACGCCGAGTTCGTCAAGGTCGACCAGGCCACCCTCTTCGACCTCATCCTGGCTGCAAACTACCTCAACATCAAGGGATTGCTCGACCTTACTTGCCAGACCGTTGCAGACATGATCAAGGGGAAGACCCCGGAGGAGATCCGCAAGACTTTCAACATCAAGAATGACTTCACACCCGAGGAGGAGGCGGAAATCCGCAGGGAGAACCCGTGGGCTTTTGAGTAG